From Mustela erminea isolate mMusErm1 chromosome 1, mMusErm1.Pri, whole genome shotgun sequence, a single genomic window includes:
- the LOC116590726 gene encoding NACHT, LRR and PYD domains-containing protein 1b allele 5-like isoform X2, with translation MSRGVGVAESSDDPHNAPSEGKGISQLLPCKPASLHEGQGVTEEGGTPPQTGEDSSSESSSESESDNEEPEPEQTNGEPGGSCVEEASAQTEEWEEKELPKEHSHSELQKIQPHCEHCNVENKQNEQVTPRPLSREQFLLKLDTEGTYQCTETGLIFEVNRKVDIKYCVLSWSKFADLVVKPWVVGGPLFDVKCDPTCLTSIQFPHSLCLGHHNANMTFKVLHVKSSGASLESTMDHSTTHVKWRVSSLSPVGPVIQSEETVYHHGAVILYKAIDHNPSLSFRVYIATNNESFIKDISKSVKHSSKKFMKIDKPPVCQKLLENGKKYRLISEPEAEITPEEIEFVDGSLLKLKSYIEVYLEQPVEFKLLLVEMDSEEIVWKAKLRECDWVQHDQNQNISKRSTNGNRRRKMTSSLPDEDIYDKRMKQVDSSAMSMEPFM, from the exons TGATGACCCTCACAATGCCCCTTCAGAAGGAAAAG GCATTTCCCAACTGCTGCCTTGCAAGCCTGCCTCCTTACATGAAGGGCAAGGAGTGACTGAAGAAGGAGGCACGCCGCCCCAGACTG GAGAGGACAGCAGTTCTGAGAGCAGCTCTGAGAGTGAATCTG ATAATGAGGAACCAGAACCAGAACAAACAA ATGGGGAGCCAGGAGGGTCTTGCGTGGAGGAAGCTTCTGCTCAGA CggaagagtgggaggagaaggaatTGCCCAAAGAGCATTCGCATTCAG aACTTCAAAAAATCCAACCTCACTGTGAACACTGCAATGTTGAAAAT AAACAAAATGAGCAAGTGACCCCCAGGCCGCTTTCCAGGGAACAGTTTTT ACTGAAGTTGGACACAGAAGGAACTTACCAGTGCACGGAAACTGGTCTGATATTTGAGGTTAACAGAAAAGTTGACATCAAGTATTGCGTTTTGTCCTGGAGCAAATTTGCAGACCTGGTTGTTAAACCCTGGGTTGTCGGTGGACCCTTGTTTGATGTTAAATGTGACCCAACCTGTCTCACCTCCATTCAGTTTCCACATTCCCTCTGCTTGGGTC ACCACAATGCCAATATGACGTTCAAAGTCTTACATGTTAAAAGTTCTGGGGCCTCATTAGAATCCACCATGGATCATTCTACAACCCATGTCAAATGGCGCGTGAGCTCTCTTTCTCCTGTGGGGCCGGTTATTCAAAGTGAAGAGACTGTATACCACCACGGGGCCGTGATTCTCTACAAAGCCATTGACCATAACCCATCCTTGTCTTTTCGGGTGTACATAGCAACCAATAACGAGTCGTTCATCAAG GATATTTCCAAGTCAGTAAAGCACTCCTCTAAGAAATTCATGAAAATTGACAAGCCTCCTGTTTGCCAGAAGTTATtggagaatgggaagaaatacaGACTGATCAGTGAACCAGAAGCTGAAATCACCCCAGAg gaaattgaatttgttGATGgttcacttttaaaattaaaaagttacattGAAGTGTATTTGGAGCAACCAGTGGAATTTAAATTACTTCTAGTCGAAATGGATTCTGAGGAAATTGTGTGGAAAGCAAAACTGAGAGAAT GTGACTGGGTTCAGCACGATCAGAATCAGAACATTTCGAAAAGAAGCACAAATG gtaACAGGCGACGAAAAATGACTAGCAGCTTACCTGATGAGGACATCTATGACAAGAGAATGAAGCAGGTTGACTCTTCAG caatgagcatggagcctttTATGTAG